The Elaeis guineensis isolate ETL-2024a chromosome 13, EG11, whole genome shotgun sequence genome includes a region encoding these proteins:
- the LOC105056820 gene encoding serine/arginine-rich splicing factor SC35 — translation MSHFGRSGPPDIRDTYSLLVLNISFRTTADDLYPLFDRYGKVVDVFIPRDRRSGDSRGFAFVRYKYADEAQKAVDKLDGRNVDGRNIMVQFAKYGPNAEPIHKGRIVEVLPKTRGRSRSRSPRPRHRDDYRDKDYRRRSCSRSRGRYDRYDRYRDKERDYRRRSRSRSESPDYYRGRGRRSDDDRRRSRSRSYDSASPDRRSYSPRRSPKPRRTPPSHDESPDKGSRGERSPPSRSVSPRGRHADSRSPSPRSSDQD, via the exons ATGTCGCACTTTGGACGATCTGGGCCGCCGGACATCAGAGACACCTACTCCCTtctcgtcctcaacatcagcttcc GTACCACCGCAGATGATCTCTACCCTCTCTTCGATCGATATGGCAAGGTGGTGGACGTCTTCATTCCAAGGGACCGTAG GAGCGGGGATTCGCGGGGATTTGCGTTCGTGAGGTACAAGTATGCTGATGAGGCTCAAAAGGCCGTGGACAAGCTCGAtg GGCGAAACGTTGATGGTCGAAACATTATGGTTCAATTTGCAAAATATGGGCCGAATGCTGAACCTAt TCATAAAGGAAGAATTGTAGAGGTGCTCCCAAAGACAAGGGGCAGGTCAAGGAGCCGTAGCCCTAGGCCAAG GCATAGAGATGATTATCGGGACAAAGATTATCGGAGGCGAAGCTGTAGTCGAAGCAGGGGACGTTATGACAGGTATGACAGGTACCGTGACAAGGAAAGGGATTATCGCCGTAGGAGCAGAAGCCGCAGTGAAAGCCCTGATTATTATAGAGGCCGTGGTAGGAGGTCAGATGATGATCGGAGAAGAAGCAGGAGCCGCTCTTATGATAG TGCCTCACCTGATCGGCGTAGCTATAGTCCTCGAAGGAGTCCAAAGCCTCGGAGGACCCCACCTTCTCATGATGAAAGCCCAGACAAAGGTAGCCGTGGCGAACGTTCACCACCATCACGAAGTGTTTCACCCCGAGGTCGACATGCAGATTCCCGGAGTCCATCTCCTCGCAGTTCTGACCAG GATTGA